CCCAGCTGGAATGACAAGTGCGTCTTCGCTGAGTACCACATTTATCGACACATTCGCTGTCATCCCTGCTTTAAGTATATTTGCATCCTCTCCGAGAGTTAATGTAACTCCGTATCCTGCGACACCATCAACAATACTTTCTGCTGGATCAATGCGTGTCAGTGTTGCAGGGAAGGAAATGTCTGAACCATACGCGTCTGTCGTAACATCTGCTACCATACCTTCTTCAATGAGGACAACATCAAGTTCAGACACACGTGCTTCAACTTCAAACGTTCCATCGGCATCGAGTGTGAGCGCTTGGGTTCCAGTCGTGACGAGTTCGCCTTTTTCCACAAATCGCTCAGTTACAATAGCGTTAAAGGGGGCTCTGAGTACATGCGTATCAAGTTCCACTGCAGCGGATTGAACTGCTGATTCTTGTGCTCGTATTTTTGCACGCTGTGTTGAAACGTCTTCGATACGCGGCCCGGCGCTTGAAAGGTCGAGTTCTTGTGTGCTCACTGCAAGGCTCGTTTGGGCTGAGATATAGGCTTCGCGTTTTGTAGACAAAGATGCGAGAGCTGTTTGTATATTTGCTCGGTCTATGCTCACGTTCGCAACATAGGTATTAATGTCAGTTTGGGAGAGATTGCTACTGAGGGACAAAACGCCAGTATATGTACCCAGATCTTGAAAGAACGAAGTTGTTCGAACTAGATTATTTCTTGCAGTCTGTGCCAGCGCCGCAAAGTCAGGCTCAGTGGTAGTATCAAATACAGCAGCAATTGCAGCACCAAGAAGGTTTTGTACCGAAAGGGCACTGTTTATGTTGCGGGCACCTTCGCTTTTAGTAAACGATTGCCATTTCTTCAAAACCGAAACTTCATTTTTCCAAGATTTGAGCAGCGCGTTCATTTGCAGGTGTTCATTCTCTAATTCGATTTCAAGTGAGCGATTGGTTGTTGTGTATTTGATTGTTGGAGTGTTTGAGTCGGGGTCGTTAAACAAAGGTTTAGCCGTACGTTCCATTGCGGTATCGACAACAGTAACAGCGTTAATTATTGCCGCCACAAGCCCTTCAGTTGATTCTGTAAGCAGTGCGTTGCTTTGTTCAAGCTGTGCTTGTACCACTGCAACTTCTTCACTTCGATTACCTCCAAGCAATTCGTCAAGGATTGCATTTTCTGAATCTAACAAAGCGACCTCGCGTTGGTATGCCGCAGTTGCAGCGTCGGCATTAAGGGACGCGATAATACCGTTTCTCATCACAGTGTCACCTACGGTATACGGCAGACTCTCAATTTTCCCCGAGCGCTCAAAAGAGAGAATAACTCGTGTTTGGGGTATAACCGCACCGCTAAAAAGAACTTGCTGTTCAAGCGGTTGTCGAACTACCGGATACACGACTCCTTCTGTATTTTGCGTAGTTGTGTATATGCTTCCGGCAATAACTAACGGTATTATCACTACGAGCGCGATAAGAACTTCTTTCTTCGTTAGTATTCTGAAAATAGTATCTACCAATGAGCTGACGTTCATGTGGCAATTGTAGCATGTGGTATTTTTGACTACATACCGTTCTTTGGATAAGTGCCAAAAGATGCTCACTGATTTTTAATTACGAATCGTTCTATGCACTTGATTGATGAGGGTTCTGTTTTAAGGCCTCTCTAATAAGGCGTGTAAGAACGCCTATGTGTATATCTTCCAACTTCTTAATATAGAGACACCCAACACCTCTTTTGTAGGTGCCAAGTTTTTCTAATAATGGCGCTAGCGCGTCTAAGTCACAGGTAAGATACAGTGAAATTGAATCCTTTCGATTACTAAAACCAATTTTCATCCAATCACCTTCTCGTCCAGAAGGATATTTGTAATGGTATTCATCAAAGCCAACTATACTGGCGCCCCACATTTTGGGCTTCTTTTTACTCAGTGTTTGCATTAGTTTCGCAATAGCTTTGCAGTCCCTTCTTCTTTCGGGGTCCTTGATGGCGTTTAAATATTTTGCAGGACTCAGGTTTGTTTTTTGTGTTTTGTTTTGATTTTTCATATGTGAAGTGTAACAAAGTCTAAATTTCAAAATATCCTATTTAGGAGCCTGCCCAAGGAGTCCCGAAGAGGCCAACTCCTAGTTCAGCCCATGTAAGAAGGATTACTATAACAATACTAATGCCAATTATCCGTCCAATAGTGGATGCGTCTTTTCTTCGTATGAGGAATTGGTAGGAGAACCCAACTATCAGTAGCAAGACACCAGCAATAATAAAATCAGCAAGACCCCAAACTACGTGGTCAGTAAATTGCATTGCCAAAAGTGGCACACACAGCACAAGGAGCGTACTAAATAGTACAGTTAAAATTTTTGTGAGGTACATATGTATATTGTAACTACCAAAGCGCCTTTATGACAACTTTCTGTAGATTCGGTAATACGTCTTCCTTAAACCATGGATTCTTTTTTTGCCAAATATTGTTCCGTGGAGATGGGTGTACAAGCGGAAAGTATTCTGGAAGATAGTCTTTGTATGCACGTACTGTTTTGGTAAGTGTTTCTTTTCGGTTTTCCTCTAGGTAATGTGTCTGAGCATATTGCCCAATAAGAATTGTTAGTTTGATATGTGTCATACATGCAAGTATTTTTGGGTGCCATTTTGCTGCAAAGTCTTTTCGAGGAGGCATGTCACCGTGCTCTTTACTTCCGGGAAAATAAAAATCCATGGGCACAAGCGCTATCTTGGCCTTATCGTAAAAGGTATCTCTATTGATG
This genomic stretch from Candidatus Kaiserbacteria bacterium harbors:
- a CDS encoding efflux RND transporter periplasmic adaptor subunit; its protein translation is MNVSSLVDTIFRILTKKEVLIALVVIIPLVIAGSIYTTTQNTEGVVYPVVRQPLEQQVLFSGAVIPQTRVILSFERSGKIESLPYTVGDTVMRNGIIASLNADAATAAYQREVALLDSENAILDELLGGNRSEEVAVVQAQLEQSNALLTESTEGLVAAIINAVTVVDTAMERTAKPLFNDPDSNTPTIKYTTTNRSLEIELENEHLQMNALLKSWKNEVSVLKKWQSFTKSEGARNINSALSVQNLLGAAIAAVFDTTTEPDFAALAQTARNNLVRTTSFFQDLGTYTGVLSLSSNLSQTDINTYVANVSIDRANIQTALASLSTKREAYISAQTSLAVSTQELDLSSAGPRIEDVSTQRAKIRAQESAVQSAAVELDTHVLRAPFNAIVTERFVEKGELVTTGTQALTLDADGTFEVEARVSELDVVLIEEGMVADVTTDAYGSDISFPATLTRIDPAESIVDGVAGYGVTLTLGEDANILKAGMTANVSINVVLSEDALVIPAGLVERTAEGAFVYVLRDGKRTRTPVTLGLETIDGLVNILTGVEEDDRIVPYEETRN
- a CDS encoding DUF1801 domain-containing protein; protein product: MKNQNKTQKTNLSPAKYLNAIKDPERRRDCKAIAKLMQTLSKKKPKMWGASIVGFDEYHYKYPSGREGDWMKIGFSNRKDSISLYLTCDLDALAPLLEKLGTYKRGVGCLYIKKLEDIHIGVLTRLIREALKQNPHQSSA
- a CDS encoding uracil-DNA glycosylase family protein, producing MTLDVIRKSIINDSANSSFTKKGWVPVYTANEDARILIIGQAPGHIAQESTVPWNDKSGDNLRTWMNINRDTFYDKAKIALVPMDFYFPGSKEHGDMPPRKDFAAKWHPKILACMTHIKLTILIGQYAQTHYLEENRKETLTKTVRAYKDYLPEYFPLVHPSPRNNIWQKKNPWFKEDVLPNLQKVVIKALW